In Stenotrophomonas sp. 169, one DNA window encodes the following:
- a CDS encoding YdcF family protein: MGNGMSGQRTGVFGWLWRVFVLLMVWLFAVTAWIVWIGERDQAAHADAIIVLGAAAYDAKPSPVFQERIRHGLDLYDAGYAPLLIFTGGYGGSGARFSESQVARRYALKQGIPDRAILIETASRNTVQNLVEAKRLMDQRGLHRVIIVSDPLHMARALRLSRAMGIDALASSTPSTRFRSFHTSWRFLAQEVYFFHRDLFVKAAG, encoded by the coding sequence GTGGGGAACGGCATGAGCGGGCAGCGGACTGGCGTATTCGGTTGGCTATGGCGGGTGTTCGTGCTGCTGATGGTCTGGCTGTTCGCCGTGACCGCGTGGATCGTGTGGATCGGCGAACGCGACCAGGCCGCGCATGCTGACGCGATCATCGTGCTGGGCGCAGCCGCTTACGATGCCAAGCCGTCGCCTGTGTTCCAGGAACGCATCCGTCACGGGCTGGATCTGTACGACGCGGGCTACGCGCCGCTGCTGATCTTCACCGGCGGCTATGGCGGCAGCGGTGCGCGTTTCTCCGAATCGCAGGTGGCGCGGCGTTATGCCTTGAAGCAGGGCATACCGGACAGGGCGATCCTGATTGAAACCGCATCGCGCAACACCGTGCAGAACCTGGTGGAAGCCAAGCGGCTGATGGACCAGCGCGGGCTGCACCGCGTGATCATCGTCAGCGACCCGTTGCACATGGCGCGCGCGCTGCGTCTCAGCCGCGCGATGGGCATCGACGCACTGGCCTCGTCCACACCGAGCACGCGCTTCCGCAGCTTCCACACCAGCTGGCGATTCCTGGCGCAGGAAGTGTATTTCTTCCACCGCGACCTGTTCGTAAAAGCCGCAGGCTAG
- a CDS encoding pyridoxal-phosphate dependent enzyme — MNEAPPPAIDVLVAAARIAPHATVTPVLRSRTLDELAGARLAFKAEHLQRSGAFKFRGACNAVWALSAEQAAAGVVTHSSGNHGAALALAALTRGIACHVVVPEGAVAAKLANIERHGATLWRCAASIAAREQLCAQVQADTGATLVHPYADARVIAGQGTAALELLHAEGPFDVLVVPVGGGGLAAGTALALQHAAPQTRLVLAEPAGAADTARSLQAGERRIEFVPNTICDGLRGTLGAPNFEVLRAAKADVIVVDDAATVQAMRLLWQVLKQVVEPSSAIALAAILAQPQRFAGLRVGLVLSGGNVDIDALPWGTA, encoded by the coding sequence ATGAACGAGGCCCCGCCCCCTGCCATCGATGTGTTGGTCGCCGCTGCACGGATCGCCCCGCATGCCACGGTGACGCCGGTGCTGCGCTCGCGCACGCTGGATGAGCTGGCGGGTGCCCGGTTGGCGTTCAAGGCGGAGCACCTGCAGCGCAGCGGCGCCTTCAAGTTCCGCGGTGCCTGCAATGCGGTGTGGGCGTTGTCGGCCGAACAGGCCGCCGCGGGCGTGGTGACCCATTCTTCAGGCAACCATGGGGCCGCACTGGCGCTGGCGGCGCTGACCCGGGGCATCGCCTGCCACGTCGTGGTGCCCGAGGGCGCGGTGGCGGCCAAGCTGGCCAACATCGAACGCCATGGCGCCACCCTGTGGCGTTGCGCCGCCAGCATTGCCGCCCGCGAACAGCTGTGCGCGCAGGTGCAGGCGGATACCGGCGCCACCTTGGTCCATCCGTATGCCGATGCGCGAGTGATCGCGGGCCAGGGCACGGCCGCGCTGGAACTGCTGCACGCCGAGGGTCCGTTCGACGTACTGGTGGTGCCGGTGGGCGGCGGCGGCTTGGCCGCAGGCACCGCGTTGGCCCTGCAGCATGCCGCGCCGCAGACCCGCCTGGTGCTTGCCGAGCCAGCCGGCGCTGCAGACACTGCGCGCTCGTTGCAGGCGGGCGAGCGGCGTATCGAATTCGTGCCGAATACGATCTGCGACGGCCTGCGAGGCACGCTGGGGGCGCCGAATTTCGAGGTGCTGCGCGCGGCCAAGGCCGACGTGATCGTGGTGGACGACGCGGCCACTGTGCAGGCCATGCGATTGCTGTGGCAGGTCCTCAAGCAAGTGGTGGAGCCGTCCTCGGCGATCGCGCTCGCCGCCATATTGGCCCAGCCGCAGCGCTTCGCCGGCCTGCGCGTGGGGCTGGTGCTGTCCGGTGGCAATGTGGATATCGATGCGTTGCCGTGGGGAACGGCATGA